GCGAGATCTCTCCGATATATATTTCATAGCAGACGCGGGGGAAGATGAGACTGATGGTGCGAAAGACTTGTGCACACCCTAACAGCGGATGCTATAAAATGCTTTGGAAACATGGTGGTAGGTTTGCGTTGGATTTCGCTATCTTCTTGATTGATAGAACAGTGTAGAGTGGTAAAAGTGCTTGGTGTGTCGGTATCATTTTTCTCGGCTCCGCTCAACCTCACGGAAATCCGCAGAAACACCCAAGCAAAGACTCCAAGCAAAAACACCTACGATGGTATGATGCGTTTTTTCTAAAATTGACACCTATGGTGCGGTTCGGAAACCGCACCTACCGGGACTGGGGAGGCGAAATTGAATAAGGCTTAGGTTATATCATTCGACGCTGGAGATTATTCCAAGACCTGAAATTCTCCGTCCTTAAGGACCAGTACAATCTGGTCATACAGTGCGTCTCCGTCAGGGTTAAAAGAGAAGTTGCCTAAAATGGTGGGTAAATCCTTCGTCTGTGCAAGTGCGTCCCGAATGGCAGTCGAATCCGCCGATTGTGCTATCTTGATTGCATTGACAAGAACATGGAGCGTCACATACGACTGTGCCGCCCACGGCTCAGGTTCAATACCGTATTTCGCTCGATAATTCTCAATAAAGGTTTGGTTTCCGGGTGCGTCAGATATACTGGACCATCCGATAAAACCTATTGTCCCCTCAGCACCATCGCCCGCCTTTTGGACTTCGTCCATGGTTAAATCGGGCGCAATAACGCGAATAGTATCGGGAAAGCCTACCTTGGATGTTTGTGCGACAATCTGCGCTATTTCTTGTGAGAGGGCGGAGATAAAGAGTGCGTCCGGCTCCACCGCCATTATATTGGTTAATTGCTGAGAAAAATCGGTATCGCCGGTTTTGAAGGTTTCCTGGGTTAGAATCTCAACCCCGTTTGCCTCAAGTACCGTCTTTAACACTTCGTTGCTACTTCTGGCGTAGACATCGATGGCATCATAGATCGTCGCGACTTTTTGATAGCCGATTTTCTGCTGAGTCACCATCACCCCACTCGGAATGCTTATATTTGTGGCGAGACTGGTGCGGAAGATGAAATTTCCGGTCCCGCTCAAACCTGCAGCGGAGGAGACCGAACTGAAAGCTATGACCCGATTTTCCTGTGCAATTGGAGCAGCCTCTTTAAGGTGCGTCGAGATAGCAAGTCCGACTATAGCAGGGACACCTTGATTAACCAGGTGCTGTACGGCTTCCTTCGCGCCCTCTGCGGTGCTCTGATCGTCCACAGTGATAAAGGTGAGATTCACACCGCCGAGGCTGTTAATCTCTTCTCGTGCCAATTCAAAACCGCGTTGCATTGGAAATCCATACGGTTCGGCGTGTTGCCCTGTCAGCGCGACGACAACACCGATCGGAATTTCTTCGCCCATCATCTGAGGCGTTTCGCCATCAGATGCTACTGAGGCGATTCTATCACAACTGAAAAGTCCGACAGTCAAAGCAATGATTATTAAAGCAAATGTGAATATTATGATTCTCTTCATTTTTCTCCTAATTTCTTTTAGTTCGATTGTTGGGTTTCGCTATGTTTACTTCCATGAACGCGTCGTTGAAAATCAGAATCTTCTTGGTAAGTTGGGGGTTTTTGGGTGATTCACCGCTCTACCCAACCTACGGGAACACTATCATAAAGTAT
Above is a window of Candidatus Poribacteria bacterium DNA encoding:
- a CDS encoding ABC transporter substrate-binding protein, with protein sequence MKRIIIFTFALIIIALTVGLFSCDRIASVASDGETPQMMGEEIPIGVVVALTGQHAEPYGFPMQRGFELAREEINSLGGVNLTFITVDDQSTAEGAKEAVQHLVNQGVPAIVGLAISTHLKEAAPIAQENRVIAFSSVSSAAGLSGTGNFIFRTSLATNISIPSGVMVTQQKIGYQKVATIYDAIDVYARSSNEVLKTVLEANGVEILTQETFKTGDTDFSQQLTNIMAVEPDALFISALSQEIAQIVAQTSKVGFPDTIRVIAPDLTMDEVQKAGDGAEGTIGFIGWSSISDAPGNQTFIENYRAKYGIEPEPWAAQSYVTLHVLVNAIKIAQSADSTAIRDALAQTKDLPTILGNFSFNPDGDALYDQIVLVLKDGEFQVLE